One region of Thermodesulfobacteriota bacterium genomic DNA includes:
- a CDS encoding tetratricopeptide repeat protein, protein MFLIKSKAMKIMFIIMLVLFYSVPPSYSQTAESYSEKGVDKFLKGDYQGAIQDFNNAIDLSPKYAEAYEARAGAKIGLGQYKEAILDYNKAIELNPNLSTAYIGRGKAKDGLGDYMGAVQDYNNAIKVDPNDSLAYVGIALAKGNMGDYKGAIENFDKAIELNPKSEEAYYNRGVAKILSGQKDSGCSDLSKAGQLGYVEANGDIKRFCINK, encoded by the coding sequence ATGTTTCTGATAAAATCTAAGGCCATGAAAATAATGTTTATTATAATGCTTGTTTTATTCTATTCAGTTCCGCCAAGCTATTCCCAGACTGCAGAATCCTATTCTGAAAAGGGGGTGGATAAATTTTTGAAAGGCGATTATCAAGGAGCCATACAGGATTTCAACAACGCAATTGACCTAAGCCCTAAATATGCGGAAGCATACGAAGCTAGAGCTGGGGCAAAAATTGGCCTAGGACAATATAAAGAAGCGATACTGGACTACAACAAGGCTATTGAGCTTAATCCGAATCTTTCCACAGCATACATAGGCAGAGGGAAAGCAAAAGATGGGCTGGGTGATTATATGGGTGCTGTACAGGACTACAACAATGCTATAAAAGTTGATCCTAACGATTCATTAGCATATGTAGGTATAGCGTTAGCAAAGGGTAATATGGGAGATTATAAAGGCGCTATAGAGAATTTTGACAAGGCCATCGAACTTAATCCTAAAAGTGAAGAAGCATACTACAATAGAGGTGTAGCAAAAATACTATCGGGACAAAAAGATAGTGGATGTTCGGATTTATCCAAAGCAGGTCAATTAGGATATGTCGAAGCTAATGGAGATATAAAAAGATTCTGTATCAATAAATAA
- a CDS encoding alpha/beta fold hydrolase yields the protein MALVDPVILIPGITAVYLKDQYPLPPEYVWTVIRKEYERVTLHPNDLRYEVVEPSRLKPDQLYEIAYKEIIEELRYNLRSREDQPVPVYPFSYDWRMRLDDIQDQLVDFIQEVIDRTKILRHYHQAGYLENPKVNLVGHSMGGLIITGYLRKKGNTSPVNKVVTLATPYQGSFEAVIKITTGTADLGTSPPSSREREAARITPALYHLLPSFKNGIETDPGIPDSLFKTEAWQPGIVQTIKEWVRLKGLPPEPPMQLAEKIFAKLLADGKQHREGIDKFKLTDAGLTPDRWLAVVGVDSVTRVHLKIIKKGKSPQFVLQSSDRKNNWDPKDHTTDERRFTGDGTVPFEGAIPKFLKQENLVCVRPDDYGYWELEDKALSTIGGFHGILPNMNMIHRLIVRFFTDKPDKHGNTWGRRAPGVVDWNPPLKLSEKT from the coding sequence ATGGCCTTAGTGGACCCAGTCATATTAATACCTGGAATCACCGCTGTTTATTTGAAGGATCAATATCCTTTACCTCCGGAGTATGTCTGGACCGTGATAAGGAAAGAATATGAACGTGTGACGCTTCATCCCAATGACCTGCGTTACGAAGTAGTAGAGCCGTCTCGACTAAAACCTGATCAATTATACGAAATCGCATATAAGGAAATCATAGAGGAGCTCCGTTATAACCTTAGGTCGAGAGAGGACCAACCTGTTCCCGTGTATCCATTCAGCTACGATTGGAGAATGAGACTCGATGACATTCAGGATCAGCTAGTTGATTTTATTCAAGAGGTTATCGACCGAACGAAAATATTGAGACACTATCACCAGGCCGGTTATCTTGAAAATCCTAAGGTAAACCTTGTCGGACATTCGATGGGGGGGCTAATTATCACAGGTTATCTGAGGAAAAAAGGCAACACCTCACCCGTGAATAAGGTAGTAACCTTGGCCACACCATATCAAGGATCTTTTGAGGCCGTTATTAAAATTACGACGGGTACGGCCGACTTGGGAACCTCTCCGCCCAGTTCGAGGGAACGCGAGGCCGCTCGAATTACTCCAGCCTTATACCATTTACTACCAAGTTTTAAAAACGGGATCGAAACCGACCCGGGAATTCCTGACTCATTATTTAAAACGGAAGCTTGGCAACCGGGGATAGTTCAAACAATTAAAGAATGGGTACGCTTGAAAGGGCTTCCCCCTGAGCCACCAATGCAGCTTGCTGAGAAGATATTCGCAAAATTATTGGCTGACGGGAAACAACATCGCGAAGGAATTGACAAGTTTAAATTGACAGACGCAGGATTAACACCTGATAGATGGTTAGCAGTTGTCGGAGTTGATTCTGTTACCCGAGTCCATCTAAAGATCATAAAAAAGGGCAAGTCACCTCAATTTGTTCTACAATCTTCGGATCGTAAGAATAATTGGGATCCTAAAGATCATACTACAGATGAACGAAGATTTACCGGGGACGGGACTGTCCCCTTTGAAGGTGCAATTCCTAAATTCTTGAAACAGGAGAATCTTGTATGTGTGAGGCCAGATGATTATGGATACTGGGAGCTCGAAGATAAAGCACTCTCTACGATCGGAGGTTTCCATGGAATTCTTCCCAATATGAACATGATTCATAGATTAATAGTAAGATTTTTTACGGATAAACCAGATAAACATGGAAATACTTGGGGCCGCCGTGCACCAGGAGTTGTTGATTGGAATCCACCTCTTAAACTCAGCGAAAAAACTTAA
- a CDS encoding LysM peptidoglycan-binding domain-containing protein: protein MRKLVLSALVASGLTLTGVGIYALEEQPNDAQTQQQQMEQGSEREADVQNQIRGEVTNIADHTIEVKDETGKTHSFDVTGLQKTEELQKGDKVVVMLENGKPTSIEKVESEASAEGTFESESSMTSEGQKGSEEDEIAAEGEYVVKEGDTLAEIAEEHLGSQDKWIVIARANNIENPDMIYAGQRLDIPSESEVKSYEDEKAPDTGSFEGTHDKDSQTEPMKENSQSAPNNY, encoded by the coding sequence ATGAGAAAGCTAGTTTTATCCGCACTAGTAGCTTCAGGGCTTACTCTTACTGGAGTAGGTATATATGCTCTGGAAGAGCAACCAAACGATGCTCAAACCCAGCAACAACAAATGGAGCAGGGCTCTGAGCGGGAAGCAGATGTGCAAAACCAGATTAGAGGTGAGGTGACTAATATCGCGGATCACACCATAGAGGTGAAAGACGAGACTGGTAAGACTCATTCATTTGATGTTACAGGGTTACAAAAAACAGAGGAGCTACAGAAAGGGGATAAGGTTGTGGTGATGCTGGAAAATGGGAAACCGACTTCCATAGAGAAGGTTGAGAGTGAAGCTTCTGCCGAAGGTACCTTTGAAAGTGAAAGCAGTATGACTTCCGAGGGACAAAAAGGAAGCGAAGAAGACGAGATAGCAGCAGAAGGAGAGTATGTAGTTAAAGAGGGGGATACACTAGCGGAAATAGCAGAGGAGCATCTAGGTTCCCAGGATAAATGGATAGTAATAGCCAGAGCTAATAATATAGAGAATCCGGATATGATCTATGCTGGACAGCGTTTGGATATTCCATCAGAATCAGAAGTGAAATCTTATGAAGATGAGAAAGCTCCTGATACAGGCAGTTTTGAGGGTACTCATGACAAGGACAGTCAGACAGAACCTATGAAAGAAAATTCTCAAAGTGCACCTAACAACTACTAA
- a CDS encoding response regulator, giving the protein MYKKRILIIENEDIIAKLEREILEKNGFDVDIARDGVEGLQRIKSDRYDVIISDFLMPRMGGDEFYQEVKRLGKDLEKRVIFVTSVINDFIESTGNRFLKKPFTSEQLVKATEDFMNLRR; this is encoded by the coding sequence ATGTATAAAAAAAGAATTCTTATTATAGAGAATGAAGACATAATAGCCAAATTAGAAAGGGAAATATTAGAGAAAAATGGATTCGACGTAGATATTGCAAGAGACGGTGTTGAAGGTCTTCAAAGAATAAAGAGCGATAGATACGACGTGATAATCTCCGACTTCTTAATGCCAAGAATGGGTGGAGACGAATTTTATCAAGAAGTGAAAAGATTAGGAAAAGACTTAGAAAAACGGGTCATATTTGTCACATCAGTTATAAATGATTTTATCGAGTCAACGGGTAATAGATTTTTAAAGAAACCTTTTACTTCAGAACAACTGGTAAAAGCTACTGAAGATTTCATGAACCTTAGGCGATAG